A region from the Salicibibacter cibarius genome encodes:
- a CDS encoding DUF2627 domain-containing protein has product MRLVALIILLIPVFFAGLGIKWMRDVLFSILHDPFPNYALQFTGGLVLFIAGLAFIGGFIFHRDRKNNKVSPRFR; this is encoded by the coding sequence ATGCGGCTCGTTGCGCTTATTATATTATTGATCCCTGTATTTTTCGCCGGCTTGGGCATAAAGTGGATGCGGGATGTGCTATTCTCCATTCTTCATGATCCGTTCCCTAACTACGCGCTCCAATTCACGGGCGGACTTGTGCTTTTCATCGCCGGATTAGCGTTTATCGGCGGTTTCATTTTTCATCGCGATCGTAAAAACAACAAAGTTTCCCCACGTTTTCGTTAG
- the spoIVB gene encoding SpoIVB peptidase: MKSDRKRKMLGAILLIAVMSLGFLQPVQSWIQLPDQLTMTPGEETSALVSFENKVPSMFSVEDQKEDAIQVTAGSTPIKNITKNKEPRIEVIPGGQSVGVRLSAQGVTVVGFHALHTEQGQQSPAEAAGIQKGDIIVKIDQQPVEDLTEVTSILNSPDDPKTIQIELIRNGEKIVKSVQPSVTASEDSQQLGMYIRDSSAGVGTMTFFDPDTGQYGALGHVISDVDTKQPVSIHEGEITRSSVKSIERGKSGIPGEKQASIANKQDVLGTITKNNTFGIYGQLNEGHDLENEGQEPMPIAYAEEVEEGPAKILTVVENEEVEAFDVEVIRSSPQKHAATKGMVLKVTDDRLLDKTGGIVQGMSGSPIIQNDKIIGAVTHVFVNDAATGYGSHIEWMLDEAGIDTDMGEERKAS, encoded by the coding sequence GTGAAATCCGACAGAAAAAGAAAAATGTTAGGCGCAATCTTACTCATCGCTGTGATGAGTTTAGGTTTTTTGCAGCCGGTTCAATCGTGGATACAGCTTCCTGACCAACTGACGATGACACCCGGTGAGGAGACTTCCGCTTTGGTGAGCTTCGAAAACAAAGTGCCTTCCATGTTTTCGGTAGAAGATCAAAAAGAAGATGCCATTCAGGTAACGGCAGGTTCCACACCGATCAAAAATATAACGAAAAACAAAGAGCCAAGAATCGAGGTCATCCCGGGAGGGCAATCCGTCGGAGTACGGTTAAGCGCACAAGGGGTCACGGTCGTCGGCTTCCATGCGCTTCATACGGAACAAGGGCAACAATCGCCTGCGGAAGCGGCAGGCATTCAAAAAGGGGATATTATCGTTAAGATTGATCAGCAGCCTGTTGAAGATTTGACGGAAGTCACGTCCATATTAAATTCTCCGGATGACCCGAAAACCATTCAAATCGAACTTATTCGTAATGGAGAAAAAATAGTAAAAAGCGTGCAACCAAGCGTCACTGCTTCCGAGGACTCGCAGCAGTTGGGGATGTACATTCGTGACTCCTCCGCCGGTGTGGGAACGATGACGTTTTTTGATCCGGACACGGGGCAGTATGGGGCATTGGGCCATGTGATTTCCGATGTGGATACAAAACAACCGGTTTCCATTCATGAAGGAGAGATCACACGTTCATCCGTGAAGTCGATCGAAAGAGGGAAAAGCGGCATTCCCGGCGAGAAACAAGCATCCATTGCCAATAAACAGGATGTGCTCGGAACGATTACAAAAAACAACACGTTCGGCATTTATGGGCAATTAAATGAAGGGCATGATTTGGAAAATGAAGGACAGGAACCGATGCCAATTGCATACGCGGAAGAAGTGGAAGAAGGACCGGCAAAGATTTTAACCGTCGTGGAAAATGAAGAAGTTGAAGCGTTTGATGTTGAAGTTATCCGTTCATCACCACAAAAACACGCAGCGACAAAGGGAATGGTCTTAAAAGTCACCGATGACCGTCTCCTTGATAAGACCGGGGGCATTGTGCAAGGAATGAGCGGCAGTCCGATCATTCAAAATGATAAAATCATCGGTGCTGTTACCCATGTATTTGTTAACGACGCCGCCACAGGGTATGGTTCCCATATCGAATGGATGCTGGATGAAGCCGGAATCGATACGGATATGGGAGAAGAAAGAAAGGCAAGCTAA
- the spo0A gene encoding sporulation transcription factor Spo0A: MEPIKVCIADDNRDLVQMVEEYVSLQEDMEVSGVAYNGRDCLQVVEETQPDVLILDIIMPYLDGLAVLDRLQNNSPEKSPKVLMLTAFGQEDVTKKAVNQGVAYYVLKPFDMDMLIDTIRDLSGQPAPQAVSVQSKELGNVKQPSINLDQRITGIIHEIGVPAHIKGYMYMREAITMVYNNIELLGSITKELYPDIAKKYNTTASRVERAIRHAIEVAWSRGNIDSISHYFGYTVSMSKAKPTNSEFIAMVADKLRIEHKVS, translated from the coding sequence TTGGAACCGATCAAAGTTTGTATTGCAGATGATAATCGTGATTTAGTACAAATGGTGGAGGAATATGTATCCTTGCAAGAAGATATGGAAGTTTCGGGTGTTGCTTACAATGGCAGAGACTGCCTGCAGGTTGTAGAGGAAACGCAACCGGACGTACTTATTCTTGATATCATTATGCCATATCTTGACGGCCTCGCCGTTTTGGACCGATTACAAAACAATAGTCCGGAAAAATCGCCTAAAGTTTTAATGTTAACCGCGTTTGGCCAGGAAGATGTGACGAAAAAGGCGGTGAATCAAGGTGTTGCTTATTACGTGTTAAAGCCGTTTGATATGGACATGCTTATTGATACGATAAGGGATTTAAGCGGCCAACCCGCCCCGCAAGCCGTATCCGTGCAAAGCAAAGAGCTGGGCAACGTGAAACAACCAAGCATCAATCTGGATCAGCGGATAACCGGCATTATACATGAAATTGGTGTTCCGGCACATATTAAAGGCTATATGTATATGAGGGAAGCGATTACAATGGTGTATAATAATATTGAATTGCTTGGTTCGATCACGAAAGAATTATACCCGGACATTGCCAAGAAATACAATACAACGGCCAGTCGCGTAGAAAGGGCGATCCGGCACGCGATAGAAGTTGCCTGGAGCCGCGGGAATATCGACTCCATCTCCCATTACTTTGGATACACGGTAAGCATGTCAAAAGCGAAACCCACTAATTCGGAATTCATCGCGATGGTCGCTGATAAGCTGCGGATTGAACATAAAGTGAGCTAA